The following coding sequences are from one Capsicum annuum cultivar UCD-10X-F1 chromosome 3, UCD10Xv1.1, whole genome shotgun sequence window:
- the LOC107862450 gene encoding NAC domain-containing protein 83, translated as MSSAVSIQFHPVEAELINLLKRFLKGEHLRCPIKFVEIYGDQTPWQFYGSEDKSGYFITPLKKRKKSDQNHARTCGNGTWRGQTSAVPIKNRKGGSVVGYRRNYIYTSKGNKTSGSATTNWLMREYFVGDDFFKVNNIPKQDYALCRIKKHVRVKMDDDDDAVNMEEQDALETIRGMLLQPDSTCCTTQEVTEETDQWESIINEVCDEKIDGIENTTALVDGEYDLRGCGEISDVQEDGADVIGSNGIWEAINGILNDVTVDIPDDLWLDVDHQPPLLLISSST; from the coding sequence ATGTCGTCGGCTGTCTCTATTCAATTTCACCCTGTTGAAGCAGAACTAATAAATCTTCTCAAAAGGTTCTTGAAGGGCGAACATTTAAGATGTCCCATTAAATTCGTAGAAATCTATGGAGACCAAACCCCATGGCAGTTTTATGGATCGGAAGATAAATCAGGTTACTTCATCACTCCGTTGAAGAAGCGGAAGAAATCAGATCAGAATCATGCTCGAACTTGCGGGAACGGGACTTGGAGAGGCCAAACTAGTGCTGTTCCCATCAAGAATCGTAAGGGCGGATCGGTCGTGGGGTATCGAAGAAATTATATATACACTAGTAAAGGAAATAAAACTAGTGGCAGTGCTACTACTAATTGGCTGATGAGAGAGTACTTCGTGGGGGATGATTTCTTCAAGGTAAACAACATTCCCAAGCAAGATTATGCACTATGCAGAATCAAGAAGCATGTAAGAGTGAAAATGGATGATGACGATGATGCGGTCAATATGGAGGAACAGGATGCTTTGGAAACAATCCGAGGCATGTTGCTTCAACCTGATTCTACCTGCTGCACTACACAAGAAGTTACAGAGGAGACTGATCAATGGGAATCCATCATCAATGAGGTATGTGATGAAAAGATTGATGGGATTGAGAATACAACAGCTTTAGTTGACGGGGAATATGATTTGAGAGGATGTGGAGAGATCAGTGACGTGCAGGAAGATGGAGCTGATGTTATTGGAAGCAATGGCATCTGGGAAGCTATAAATGGAATATTGAATGATGTAACCGTTGATATTCCTGACGATTTGTGGCTTGATGTGGATCATCAACCACCACTTCTATTAATTAGTTCTTCTACGTAA